In Heteronotia binoei isolate CCM8104 ecotype False Entrance Well chromosome 16, APGP_CSIRO_Hbin_v1, whole genome shotgun sequence, a single genomic region encodes these proteins:
- the CMKLR2 gene encoding chemerin-like receptor 2 produces MPSADFMQYEDFDNFTYYFESYEEEESPQPSLSDVHIVSLVLHSLAFLLGVPGNAIVIWIMGFKWDKTVTSLWFLNLAIADFIFVLFLPLYITYVATGFHWPFGKWLCKANSFVALFNMFASVFFLTAISLDRYVHLIHPVCSYKYRTVKNTCVLITIIWTLATIIGSPALYFRDTLTLHNNSTICYNNFHSKDPYLVFLIHHFLTWVRFFFGYLFPLLTMIICYSLLFINVKKSAVLTSSRLFWTILAVVIAFFVCWTPFHIFSIIELTIHHNDYYHTLLRDAIPLTVSFAFINSCLNPILYVLLSKKLRSCFQVTFSELVKYTLWEVSRSGTVSEQLWNSMSLQQYENPGVKNPPSETVSEQHWNSVSLQQCENTGAKNPPSETTP; encoded by the coding sequence ATGCCATCGGCTGACTTCATGCAGTACGAAGATTTTGACAATTTCACTTACTACTTTGAGAGTTATGAGGAAGAGGAGTCGCCTCAGCCCTCCCTCAGTGACGTGCACATCGTTTCTCTTGTGCTACACAGTTTAGCTTTTCTCCTAGGAGTGCCTGGCAACGCAATCGTCATCTGGATCATGGGCTTTAAATGGGATAAGACGGTCACTTCCCTCTGGTTCCTCAACCTCGCCATCGCAGACTTTATCTTtgtccttttcctgcctctctacATCACCTATGTGGCCACGGGCTTCCACTGGCCATTTGGGAAATGGCTGTGCAAAGCCAACTCCTTCGTTGCCTTGTTCAACATGTTTGCCAGCGTCTTCTTCCTTACGGCCATCAGCCTCGACCGCTATGTTCACCTGATCCATCCCGTCTGCTCCTACAAATATCGAACGGTGAAAAACACTTGTGTTTTGATCACCATCATTTGGACCCTGGCGACCATCATTGGAAGCCCAGCCTTGTATTTCAGAGATACACTTACTCTGCACAACAATTCCACCATTTGCTACAATAACTTTCACTCGAAAGACCCCTACCTCGTTTTCCTGATACACCACTTTCTGACCTGGGTGAGGTTCTTTTTTGGCTATCTCTTCCCTCTCCTGACCATGATCATTTGTTACTCTCTTCTATTCATCAATGTGAAGAAGAGCGCCGTCTTGACTTCCAGCAGGCTTTTTTGGACTATCCTGGCCGTTGTGATTGCCTTCTTCGTTTGCTGGACCCCGTTCCACATCTTTAGCATCATTGAGCTGACAATTCACCATAACGATTACTACCACACCTTGCTTCGGGACGCCATTCCTCTGACCGTTAGCTTCGCTTTCATCAACAGCTGCCTTAACCCCATCCTTTACGTCCTTCTCAGCAAGAAGCTGCGGTCCTGCTTTCAGGTGACATTTTCAGAGTTAGTGAAATACACGCTGTGGGAGGTCAGCCGGTCAGGGACAGTCAGCGAACAACTTTGGAACTCTATGAGTCTGCAGCAGTACGAAAACCCCGGGGTGAAAAATCCACCCAGCGAAACAGTCAGCGAACAACATTGGAACTCTGTGAGTCTGCAACAGTGCGAAAACACTGGGGCGAAAAATCCACCCAGCGAAACTACTCCATAA